In one window of Streptomyces sp. NBC_01224 DNA:
- a CDS encoding RidA family protein — MSPVHRINPAELSPPAGFSHAVTATGGQLVFLAGQTSLDQDGKVIGAALPEQFATALTNLLTALRAAGGAPADLARVTVYATDVADYRTHAGELGRIWRQLAGRDYPAMAVIGVARLWDEQALVEIDGVAVLP, encoded by the coding sequence ATGAGTCCGGTCCACCGGATCAACCCCGCCGAACTCTCGCCGCCCGCGGGCTTCTCGCACGCCGTCACGGCCACCGGCGGCCAACTGGTCTTCCTGGCCGGGCAGACCTCCCTCGACCAGGACGGCAAGGTCATCGGCGCCGCCCTGCCCGAGCAGTTCGCGACGGCGCTCACCAATCTGCTGACCGCCCTGCGCGCGGCGGGCGGCGCCCCGGCGGACCTGGCCCGGGTCACCGTGTACGCCACCGATGTGGCCGACTACCGGACCCATGCCGGGGAACTGGGCCGCATCTGGCGTCAGTTGGCGGGCCGCGACTATCCGGCGATGGCGGTCATCGGAGTGGCGAGACTCTGGGACGAGCAGGCGCTCGTCGAGATCGACGGGGTGGCGGTGCTGCCGTGA
- a CDS encoding acyl-CoA dehydrogenase family protein, whose amino-acid sequence MTAFSLDPAQIAWCEELRALAEQQLRPLAEKGDPGHVNRPLIAALGESGLLDRLLNSGALDLCLLRESLARGCTEAETALALQGLGTHPVVQAGTPAHRERWLPEVRAGRAVAAFALSEPGAGSDAAALALNAEHAPDGWRLTGEKCWISNAPEADFYTVFARTTQGAGSRGVTAFLVPADRPGLTGTALDMLSPHPIGGLVFDGVPVTPDDVLGEPDRGFRVAMNTLNLFRPSVGAFAVGMARAALDATIAYTAERTAFGGPLKDLQAVSHQVAEMATRTEAARLLVYAAAAAYDAGEAGVPRRAAMAKLYATETAQYVVDTAVQLHGARALRRGHLLEHLYREVRAPRIYEGASEVQRTIIAKELYANREASA is encoded by the coding sequence CCGGGCCACGTCAACCGCCCCCTGATCGCCGCACTCGGTGAGTCCGGCCTCCTCGACCGACTGCTGAACTCCGGCGCCCTCGACCTCTGCCTGCTCCGCGAGTCCCTGGCCCGCGGTTGTACGGAGGCCGAAACCGCACTGGCCCTCCAGGGCCTCGGCACCCACCCCGTGGTCCAGGCAGGCACCCCGGCCCACCGCGAACGCTGGCTCCCCGAGGTGCGCGCCGGCCGCGCTGTCGCCGCCTTCGCGCTCAGCGAACCGGGCGCGGGCTCCGACGCGGCCGCCCTGGCCCTGAACGCCGAACACGCCCCCGACGGCTGGCGGCTGACCGGCGAGAAGTGCTGGATCTCCAACGCACCCGAGGCCGACTTCTACACCGTTTTCGCCCGTACGACCCAGGGCGCCGGATCACGTGGCGTCACCGCGTTCCTGGTCCCCGCCGACCGACCCGGACTGACCGGCACCGCACTCGACATGCTCTCGCCGCACCCCATCGGGGGCCTGGTCTTCGACGGCGTCCCGGTCACCCCCGACGATGTGCTCGGCGAACCGGACCGCGGCTTCCGGGTCGCCATGAACACCCTCAACCTGTTCCGTCCCAGCGTCGGCGCCTTCGCCGTCGGCATGGCCCGCGCCGCCCTCGATGCCACGATCGCGTACACCGCCGAACGCACCGCGTTCGGCGGTCCGCTGAAGGACCTTCAGGCCGTCTCCCACCAGGTCGCCGAGATGGCCACCCGTACCGAGGCCGCCCGGCTCCTGGTGTACGCGGCCGCCGCCGCATACGACGCGGGGGAGGCCGGAGTACCGCGCCGCGCGGCCATGGCGAAGCTGTACGCCACCGAGACCGCGCAGTACGTCGTCGACACCGCCGTCCAACTGCACGGCGCCCGCGCCCTGCGCCGCGGTCACCTCCTCGAACACCTCTACCGGGAGGTCCGCGCCCCACGGATCTACGAGGGCGCCAGCGAGGTCCAGCGCACGATCATCGCCAAGGAGCTGTACGCGAACCGGGAGGCGTCCGCATGA